A stretch of Homo sapiens chromosome 12, GRCh38.p14 Primary Assembly DNA encodes these proteins:
- the OAS1 gene encoding 2'-5'-oligoadenylate synthase 1 isoform 4 (isoform 4 is encoded by transcript variant 4) has translation MMDLRNTPAKSLDKFIEDYLLPDTCFRMQINHAIDIICGFLKERCFRGSSYPVCVSKVVKGGSSGKGTTLRGRSDADLVVFLSPLTTFQDQLNRRGEFIQEIRRQLEACQRERAFSVKFEVQAPRWGNPRALSFVLSSLQLGEGVEFDVLPAFDALGQLTGGYKPNPQIYVKLIEECTDLQKEGEFSTCFTELQRDFLKQRPTKLKSLIRLVKHWYQNCKKKLGKLPPQYALELLTVYAWERGSMKTHFNTAQGFRTVLELVINYQQLCIYWTKYYDFKNPIIEKYLRRQLTKPRPVILDPADPTGNLGGGDPKGWRQLAQEAEAWLNYPCFKNWDGSPVSSWILLVNLTLVGRRNYTNN, from the exons ATGATGGATCTCAGAAATACCCCAGCCAAATCTCTGGACAAGTTCATTGAAGACTATCTCTTGCCAGACACGTGTTTCCGCATGCAAATCAACCATGCCATTGACATCATCTGTGGGTTCCTGAAGGAAAGGTGCTTCCGAGGTAGCTCCTaccctgtgtgtgtgtccaaGGTGGTAAAG GGTGGCTCCTCAGGCAAGGGCACCACCCTCAGAGGCCGATCTGACGCTGACCTGGTTGTCTTCCTCAGTCCTCTCACCACTTTTCAGGATCAGTTAAATCGCCGGGGAGAGTTCATCCAGGAAATTAGGAGACAGCTGGAAGCCTGTCAAAGAGAGAGAGCATTTTCCGTGAAGTTTGAGGTCCAGGCTCCACGCTGGGGCAACCCCCGTGCGCTCAGCTTCGTACTGAGTTCGCTCCAGCTCGGGGAGGGGGTGGAGTTCGATGTGCTGCCTGCCTTTGATGCCCTGG GTCAGTTGACTGGCGGCTATAAACCTAACCCCCAAATCTATGTCAAGCTCATCGAGGAGTGCACCGACCTGCAGAAAGAGGGCGAGTTCTCCACCTGCTTCACAGAACTACAGAGAGACTTCCTGAAGCAGCGCCCCACCAAGCTCAAGAGCCTCATCCGCCTAGTCAAGCACTGGTACCAAAAT TGTAAGAAGAAGCTTGGGAAGCTGCCACCTCAGTATGCCCTGGAGCTCCTGACGGTCTATGCTTGGGAGCGAGGGAGCATGAAAACACATTTCAACACAGCCCAGGGATTTCGGACGGTCTTGGAATTAGTCATAAACTACCAGCAACTCTGCATCTACTGGACAAAGTATTATGACTTTAAAAACCCCATTATTGAAAAGTACCTGAGAAGGCAGCTCACGAAACCCAG GCCTGTGATCCTGGACCCGGCGGACCCTACAGGAAACTTGGGTGGTGGAGACCCAAAGGGTTGGAGGCAGCTGGCACAAGAGGCTGAGGCCTGGCTGAATTACCCATGCTTTAAGAATTGGGATGGGTCCCCAGTGAGCTCCTGGATTCTGCTG
- the OAS1 gene encoding 2'-5'-oligoadenylate synthase 1 isoform 7 (isoform 7 is encoded by transcript variant 7), with translation MMDLRNTPAKSLDKFIEDYLLPDTCFRMQINHAIDIICGFLKERCFRGSSYPVCVSKVVKGGSSGKGTTLRGRSDADLVVFLSPLTTFQDQLNRRGEFIQEIRRQLEACQRERAFSVKFEVQAPRWGNPRALSFVLSSLQLGEGVEFDVLPAFDALGQLTGGYKPNPQIYVKLIEECTDLQKEGEFSTCFTELQRDFLKQRPTKLKSLIRLVKHWYQNCKKKLGKLPPQYALELLTVYAWERGSMKTHFNTAQGFRTVLELVINYQQLCIYWTKYYDFKNPIIEKYLRRQLTKPRPVILDPADPTGNLGGGDPKGWRQLAQEAEAWLNYPCFKNWDGSPVSSWILLMRQRLREVRSLAQGHQLTSGGNGIQAQWTLKPVLMSLC, from the exons ATGATGGATCTCAGAAATACCCCAGCCAAATCTCTGGACAAGTTCATTGAAGACTATCTCTTGCCAGACACGTGTTTCCGCATGCAAATCAACCATGCCATTGACATCATCTGTGGGTTCCTGAAGGAAAGGTGCTTCCGAGGTAGCTCCTaccctgtgtgtgtgtccaaGGTGGTAAAG GGTGGCTCCTCAGGCAAGGGCACCACCCTCAGAGGCCGATCTGACGCTGACCTGGTTGTCTTCCTCAGTCCTCTCACCACTTTTCAGGATCAGTTAAATCGCCGGGGAGAGTTCATCCAGGAAATTAGGAGACAGCTGGAAGCCTGTCAAAGAGAGAGAGCATTTTCCGTGAAGTTTGAGGTCCAGGCTCCACGCTGGGGCAACCCCCGTGCGCTCAGCTTCGTACTGAGTTCGCTCCAGCTCGGGGAGGGGGTGGAGTTCGATGTGCTGCCTGCCTTTGATGCCCTGG GTCAGTTGACTGGCGGCTATAAACCTAACCCCCAAATCTATGTCAAGCTCATCGAGGAGTGCACCGACCTGCAGAAAGAGGGCGAGTTCTCCACCTGCTTCACAGAACTACAGAGAGACTTCCTGAAGCAGCGCCCCACCAAGCTCAAGAGCCTCATCCGCCTAGTCAAGCACTGGTACCAAAAT TGTAAGAAGAAGCTTGGGAAGCTGCCACCTCAGTATGCCCTGGAGCTCCTGACGGTCTATGCTTGGGAGCGAGGGAGCATGAAAACACATTTCAACACAGCCCAGGGATTTCGGACGGTCTTGGAATTAGTCATAAACTACCAGCAACTCTGCATCTACTGGACAAAGTATTATGACTTTAAAAACCCCATTATTGAAAAGTACCTGAGAAGGCAGCTCACGAAACCCAG GCCTGTGATCCTGGACCCGGCGGACCCTACAGGAAACTTGGGTGGTGGAGACCCAAAGGGTTGGAGGCAGCTGGCACAAGAGGCTGAGGCCTGGCTGAATTACCCATGCTTTAAGAATTGGGATGGGTCCCCAGTGAGCTCCTGGATTCTGCTG atgagacaaaggctcagagaggtgaggtcACTTGCTCAAGGACATCAGCTAACAAGTGGTGGAAATGGAATTCAAGCTCAGTGGACTCTAAAGCCAGTGCTCATGTCACTGTGCTAA
- the OAS1 gene encoding 2'-5'-oligoadenylate synthase 1 isoform 3 (isoform 3 is encoded by transcript variant 3) produces the protein MMDLRNTPAKSLDKFIEDYLLPDTCFRMQINHAIDIICGFLKERCFRGSSYPVCVSKVVKGGSSGKGTTLRGRSDADLVVFLSPLTTFQDQLNRRGEFIQEIRRQLEACQRERAFSVKFEVQAPRWGNPRALSFVLSSLQLGEGVEFDVLPAFDALGQLTGGYKPNPQIYVKLIEECTDLQKEGEFSTCFTELQRDFLKQRPTKLKSLIRLVKHWYQNCKKKLGKLPPQYALELLTVYAWERGSMKTHFNTAQGFRTVLELVINYQQLCIYWTKYYDFKNPIIEKYLRRQLTKPRPVILDPADPTGNLGGGDPKGWRQLAQEAEAWLNYPCFKNWDGSPVSSWILLTQHTPGSIHPTGRRGLDLHHPLNASASWGKGLQCYLDQFLHFQVGLLIQRGQSSSVSWCIIQDRTQVS, from the exons ATGATGGATCTCAGAAATACCCCAGCCAAATCTCTGGACAAGTTCATTGAAGACTATCTCTTGCCAGACACGTGTTTCCGCATGCAAATCAACCATGCCATTGACATCATCTGTGGGTTCCTGAAGGAAAGGTGCTTCCGAGGTAGCTCCTaccctgtgtgtgtgtccaaGGTGGTAAAG GGTGGCTCCTCAGGCAAGGGCACCACCCTCAGAGGCCGATCTGACGCTGACCTGGTTGTCTTCCTCAGTCCTCTCACCACTTTTCAGGATCAGTTAAATCGCCGGGGAGAGTTCATCCAGGAAATTAGGAGACAGCTGGAAGCCTGTCAAAGAGAGAGAGCATTTTCCGTGAAGTTTGAGGTCCAGGCTCCACGCTGGGGCAACCCCCGTGCGCTCAGCTTCGTACTGAGTTCGCTCCAGCTCGGGGAGGGGGTGGAGTTCGATGTGCTGCCTGCCTTTGATGCCCTGG GTCAGTTGACTGGCGGCTATAAACCTAACCCCCAAATCTATGTCAAGCTCATCGAGGAGTGCACCGACCTGCAGAAAGAGGGCGAGTTCTCCACCTGCTTCACAGAACTACAGAGAGACTTCCTGAAGCAGCGCCCCACCAAGCTCAAGAGCCTCATCCGCCTAGTCAAGCACTGGTACCAAAAT TGTAAGAAGAAGCTTGGGAAGCTGCCACCTCAGTATGCCCTGGAGCTCCTGACGGTCTATGCTTGGGAGCGAGGGAGCATGAAAACACATTTCAACACAGCCCAGGGATTTCGGACGGTCTTGGAATTAGTCATAAACTACCAGCAACTCTGCATCTACTGGACAAAGTATTATGACTTTAAAAACCCCATTATTGAAAAGTACCTGAGAAGGCAGCTCACGAAACCCAG GCCTGTGATCCTGGACCCGGCGGACCCTACAGGAAACTTGGGTGGTGGAGACCCAAAGGGTTGGAGGCAGCTGGCACAAGAGGCTGAGGCCTGGCTGAATTACCCATGCTTTAAGAATTGGGATGGGTCCCCAGTGAGCTCCTGGATTCTGCTG ACCCAGCACACTCCAGGCAGCATCCACCCCACAGGCAGAAGAGGACTGGACCTGCACCATCCTCTGAATGCCAGTGCATCTTGGGGGAAAGGGCTCCAGTGTTATCTGGACCAGTTCCTTCATTTTCAGGTGGGACTCTTGATCCAGAGAGGACAAAGCTCCTCAGTGAGCTGGTGTATAATCCAGGacagaacccaggtctcctga
- the OAS1 gene encoding 2'-5'-oligoadenylate synthase 1 isoform 11 (isoform 11 is encoded by transcript variant 11) yields the protein MMDLRNTPAKSLDKFIEDYLLPDTCFRMQINHAIDIICGFLKERCFRGSSYPVCVSKVVKCKKKLGKLPPQYALELLTVYAWERGSMKTHFNTAQGFRTVLELVINYQQLCIYWTKYYDFKNPIIEKYLRRQLTKPRPVILDPADPTGNLGGGDPKGWRQLAQEAEAWLNYPCFKNWDGSPVSSWILLTQHTPGSIHPTGRRGLDLHHPLNASASWGKGLQCYLDQFLHFQVGLLIQRGQSSSVSWCIIQDRTQVS from the exons ATGATGGATCTCAGAAATACCCCAGCCAAATCTCTGGACAAGTTCATTGAAGACTATCTCTTGCCAGACACGTGTTTCCGCATGCAAATCAACCATGCCATTGACATCATCTGTGGGTTCCTGAAGGAAAGGTGCTTCCGAGGTAGCTCCTaccctgtgtgtgtgtccaaGGTGGTAAAG TGTAAGAAGAAGCTTGGGAAGCTGCCACCTCAGTATGCCCTGGAGCTCCTGACGGTCTATGCTTGGGAGCGAGGGAGCATGAAAACACATTTCAACACAGCCCAGGGATTTCGGACGGTCTTGGAATTAGTCATAAACTACCAGCAACTCTGCATCTACTGGACAAAGTATTATGACTTTAAAAACCCCATTATTGAAAAGTACCTGAGAAGGCAGCTCACGAAACCCAG GCCTGTGATCCTGGACCCGGCGGACCCTACAGGAAACTTGGGTGGTGGAGACCCAAAGGGTTGGAGGCAGCTGGCACAAGAGGCTGAGGCCTGGCTGAATTACCCATGCTTTAAGAATTGGGATGGGTCCCCAGTGAGCTCCTGGATTCTGCTG ACCCAGCACACTCCAGGCAGCATCCACCCCACAGGCAGAAGAGGACTGGACCTGCACCATCCTCTGAATGCCAGTGCATCTTGGGGGAAAGGGCTCCAGTGTTATCTGGACCAGTTCCTTCATTTTCAGGTGGGACTCTTGATCCAGAGAGGACAAAGCTCCTCAGTGAGCTGGTGTATAATCCAGGacagaacccaggtctcctga